A window from Falco naumanni isolate bFalNau1 chromosome 3, bFalNau1.pat, whole genome shotgun sequence encodes these proteins:
- the LOC121085040 gene encoding kallikrein-8-like isoform X2, protein MKILVVMLLALVATASRNVLWVIEGTSCDLPWQAALFQGEKFICGGTLVHQNWVLTAAHCYVPGFITVRLGGRRHRDSGRTEQLRRSAKVFKYPRYNETNKDGDLMLLKFLLPVHVNKEVKPLPLASHCPVPGKTCQISGWGSTTSPEVTFPEDLHCTKVTIVSEEQCRRVYPNSITSNMVCAGESRSRADSCQGDSGGPLMCDGRLQGIVSWGPGVCGDPKKPGVYVNLCKYTQWLQETMRRN, encoded by the exons ATGAAGATCCTGGTTGTGATGCTCCTGGCACTGGTGGCCACAG CCTCAAGGAACGTCCTGTGGGTGATCGAGGGGACCTCTTGTGACCTGCCCTGGCAGGCTGCCCTCTTCCAAGGCGAGAAGTTCATCTGCGGGGGGACCCTGGTGCACCAGAACTGGGTGCTGACAGCCGCCCACTGCTACGTCCCGGG CTTCATCACGGTGCGGCTGGGAGGCCGAAGGCACCGGGACTCGGGTCGCACCGAGCAGCTGCGGCGCTCAGCCAAGGTCTTCAAGTACCCGCGTTACAATGAGACCAACAAGGACGGTGACTTGATGCTCCTCAAGTTCCTCCTGCCCGTCCATGTCAACAAGGAGGTGAAACCGTTGCCATTGGCTTCCCATTGCCCCGTGCCTGGCAAGACCTGCCAGATCTCGGGGTGGGGGTCCACCACCAGCCCTGAAG TCACCTTCCCTGAGGACCTCCACTGCACCAAGGTCACCATCGTCTCGGAGGAGCAGTGCCGGCGCGTCTACCCCAACTCCATCACCTCCAACATGGTCTGCGCCGGCGAGTCCCGCAGTCGGGCTGACTCCTGCCAG GGTGACTCCGGGGGCCCCCTCATGTGTGACGGGCGGCTCCAGGGTATCGTCTCGTGGGGTCCGGGGGTCTGTGGGGACCCCAAGAAACCCGGCGTCTACGTCAACCTCTGCAAATACACCCAGTGGCTCCAGGAGACCATGAGGAGGAactga
- the LOC121085040 gene encoding kallikrein-8-like isoform X1: protein MGPPHTHPGCSPTIPETHTHPQLPPQEVTPTPWPPPSPMRCPRDPVATHWTSTHPPMGPPRCPLSNLWTSWSPHHPLGHKSGDVGTEPTRRSQPTRVPEGAWHRRGPLTTCVPLVPTASRNVLWVIEGTSCDLPWQAALFQGEKFICGGTLVHQNWVLTAAHCYVPGFITVRLGGRRHRDSGRTEQLRRSAKVFKYPRYNETNKDGDLMLLKFLLPVHVNKEVKPLPLASHCPVPGKTCQISGWGSTTSPEVTFPEDLHCTKVTIVSEEQCRRVYPNSITSNMVCAGESRSRADSCQGDSGGPLMCDGRLQGIVSWGPGVCGDPKKPGVYVNLCKYTQWLQETMRRN from the exons ATGGGAcctccccacacccaccccGGGTGCTCCCCAACCATCCCTGAgacccacacccacccacagctgcccccaCAGGAGGTCACGCCCACGCCATGGCCACCACCTTCACCTATGAGATGCCCCAGGGACCCCGTGGCCACCCACTGGacctccacccacccacccatggGACCCCCCAGGTGTCCCCTATCCAACCTATGGACCTCCTGgtctccccaccacccccttgGCCACAAGTCAGGGGATGTGGGAACAGAGCCCACCAGAAGGTCCCAGCCAACCCGTGTCCCTGAGGGGGCGTGGCACAGGAGAGGACCCCTGACAACCTGTGTCCCCTTGGTGCCCACAGCCTCAAGGAACGTCCTGTGGGTGATCGAGGGGACCTCTTGTGACCTGCCCTGGCAGGCTGCCCTCTTCCAAGGCGAGAAGTTCATCTGCGGGGGGACCCTGGTGCACCAGAACTGGGTGCTGACAGCCGCCCACTGCTACGTCCCGGG CTTCATCACGGTGCGGCTGGGAGGCCGAAGGCACCGGGACTCGGGTCGCACCGAGCAGCTGCGGCGCTCAGCCAAGGTCTTCAAGTACCCGCGTTACAATGAGACCAACAAGGACGGTGACTTGATGCTCCTCAAGTTCCTCCTGCCCGTCCATGTCAACAAGGAGGTGAAACCGTTGCCATTGGCTTCCCATTGCCCCGTGCCTGGCAAGACCTGCCAGATCTCGGGGTGGGGGTCCACCACCAGCCCTGAAG TCACCTTCCCTGAGGACCTCCACTGCACCAAGGTCACCATCGTCTCGGAGGAGCAGTGCCGGCGCGTCTACCCCAACTCCATCACCTCCAACATGGTCTGCGCCGGCGAGTCCCGCAGTCGGGCTGACTCCTGCCAG GGTGACTCCGGGGGCCCCCTCATGTGTGACGGGCGGCTCCAGGGTATCGTCTCGTGGGGTCCGGGGGTCTGTGGGGACCCCAAGAAACCCGGCGTCTACGTCAACCTCTGCAAATACACCCAGTGGCTCCAGGAGACCATGAGGAGGAactga